The following DNA comes from Hordeum vulgare subsp. vulgare chromosome 3H, MorexV3_pseudomolecules_assembly, whole genome shotgun sequence.
CCACTATTTGGTCAGGTCATACTCATACTCTGCCGGCATGCTACCACCGTGTTCAGTTTGTGTTACGTTTGATGTGCATCTTTTTATGTGAGCAGACATTATGACAACCAAACAATGTTGCCCTTTTAATTAATTTCTCCAGAAATGTTACTCTGGAGATCCACTTTTCAGATTTACATTTGCTTCCTTTCCTTAGTTAATTCGTATTTTTGTCAAGTATGCTTCTGTTTAACAATTTCCCTTTTCTGCATGATATCCTTGGTTCCTGTCAAATGTCAATTAGGTTGGATTATCTGCATATGGTCCATTTACGCGTGCTCTTAGACTCTGCCATGACGTTTCATGTGTATTTATATTGATTCTTGTGCATACTAGATGCTTCTGCCTATGCCAGGAGAAAATAGGAGATCGTTGTGTCTTAAATATTTCATGAAAGCATAACATGAATTTGCCGCTCATGATTTCAGGTATTCACCATACTTTTTTGATAAAAACTTGTTGGACAATATTCTTGAAGCTTCAATGGATCAGCATTTTCATTCAATGATTCAAAACCGCCATATACAACGTAGAAGAGATATTGTTGATGATAGTTTAACATCAGAAATACTTGAAGAAAGTGCAGACAGCTTGCTTGAGCCCCCAGAGGTACTATGATCATTCAATGCATAGAAAATATTTAAATTCCTATTTGTAGACTGTTGGCCTCATATTTTGAGTAACTATTATGCAGATGCAAGAATTAATGAATGAGATTGGTCCAGCTGGAATACCATTAAGTGTTGTAACAAAAGCCGCTGAGATCCAGTGTCTTGATGTTGTTGATAAACTACTTCTAGGAAATAAGTGGCTCAGAAGAGCTACTGGCATACAACCACATTTTCCTTATGttgttgactcatttgaagaaaggTACCAATTCAATACCACGCTATATTAGCCTATTTCTTCTCTGTATTTCTGTAGAACTGTTCCTTCTGTAGTGACTTATGGAGGGAGGCTAACTACCCAAGTTGTTAAATTGTACTTTTAGAGGTTTTCCGTTACATTTAAGTGTGCATGACCTATTTTTGCATATTTAAATAAGTACAGTATCGTAACTTGATAGCTTGATGGGCATACGCATACGTAGTATAATAATTTGTTAAAATGCCAAGCCTTTAGGTTCATTCATAGACTGTTATTGTAATATAAGATGTTCTATTACCTGACCTCAAGGGTGGAAGTCGAACTTATCTTTTGGAGAGCTACAAATCGGAACTTTTGAAACTATTGAACAAGCAACATCCATCTCTTTGTTGTATCAGTAATAGCATAAGCTATTTGATTAGTGTCCATTATAGCCTTTGCATTGCCTTCATTTTGAACTACTAACATCTATATTTTGTTCAACCTTTCAGGACAGCAATTTCAGTTGACAGGATTGCTACCTCCTGTAATACTTCAACTGCCTCTAAGGATGCTGACTGCTGCCCAGTTGATCAGCAATCTCAAACTTTGGAGCCAAACGTTGATAGCGGCAACGACAGAAAACACAATAGCCGAGATCATGGCCAGTCTCACTTCCCATTTAGCAATCTACTTTCTAATATTTGGCCAGGGCATGATAGAACGTTCAAAAAGCAAGAAAATGACTCCAGATCCAGAAGGTTTGTTCTTTAATCGCACCCTCTTTCTCCTTTCTCGttcattgacatgcacaaaagcACACGTTGTGTGGTGCATGCAGTTTTGGTGAAGTAATGAATTCCTTCTGATCTCACATGAAGTCACTtgatactggaccaaacatggctTAAATTCTATAGAGCAAAAAATGTTCTATAATCATAATTTATCCCACTATTGTTTGGTTAGGGTTTATTTGGAGTGTCTATCCACCTATTTTTGAGTCCTCTTGGTTTGATACACAGATATGATTCAAGCATGAAAGATGATTTGCAAGCAAACCCTCTTCTCCCCAAAATCACCATGGTTGGCATCTCCATGAGCGAAGGGGGACAAATGAGCAAGGCCAACCTAAAGAAAACAATGGACGACTTGACCA
Coding sequences within:
- the LOC123443226 gene encoding uncharacterized protein LOC123443226, with translation MAGPAATGGGKGAAGGIKVGGSGGPAFVGQVFTMLDPSGNGLMAVTRRFDLPHFIADRTPTWFKRILSPLKKSDNDPVFRFFMDLNDSVSYVKRLNVPSGMVGACRLDVAYEHFKEKPHMFQFVPNEKQVKAANKLLKSIPQRGRRKKLAGVPVFSAQNLNIAVATNDGIRWYSPYFFDKNLLDNILEASMDQHFHSMIQNRHIQRRRDIVDDSLTSEILEESADSLLEPPEMQELMNEIGPAGIPLSVVTKAAEIQCLDVVDKLLLGNKWLRRATGIQPHFPYVVDSFEERTAISVDRIATSCNTSTASKDADCCPVDQQSQTLEPNVDSGNDRKHNSRDHGQSHFPFSNLLSNIWPGHDRTFKKQENDSRSRRYDSSMKDDLQANPLLPKITMVGISMSEGGQMSKANLKKTMDDLTKELEQAGEKTVFSGEKDPLFVANVGDYSRITKFSST